The following is a genomic window from Meiothermus sp. QL-1.
TGCTGTGGAAGGCCACCGCGTAACCCCCGATGACCATGTAGCGGGCCCCGTGCCTATCCAGCACCCGGAGGAACTCGAGCATCTCTGGGGTCACCGCCGCCTCCAGTCTGGGCCGGGCAACGCTCTCCCGTCAAGGGCGTTTGCTCCCCGGGGGAAGTTTTCTTATGCTGGGTCTGCTGAGCGTACTGCTATGACCACGGCCGAGATTCGCGAGAAGTTCCTCAAGTTCTTCGAGTCCAAGGGCCACCTGCGCCTCCCCAGCTTCAGCGTGGTGCCCGAGGACGATCCCACCCTGCTCTTCATCAACGCCGGTATGACCCCCCTCAAGCCCTACTTCATGGGCAAAAAGCCGGTCTTTCCCGGGGTGGAGGGGGAGTGGTACCGCGTCACCACCTGCCAGAAATCGGTGCGCACCGGCGACATCGAGAACGTGGGCCGCACCAACCGGCACCAGACCGTGTTCGAGATGCTGGGCAACTTCAGCTTCGGCGACTACTTCAAAAAAGAGGCCATCGAGTGGGCCTGGGAGTTCCTGACCAGCAAGGAGTGGCTGGGGCTGGAGCCGGAGCGCATCTACGTGACCATCTACATCGATGACGATGAGGCCTTCGAGCACTGGACGCGGGTGGGCGTACCCCCGGAGCGCATCCACCGCTTCGGGGCCGATGAAAACTTTTGGCCGCAAAATGCCCCCACCCAGGGTCCCAACGGCCCCTGCGGTCCTTGCAGCGAGATCTACTACGACCGGGGGCCCGAGTTTGGCTCGGACACCTGGGCCGATTACTACGAGACCCGGGAGTCCAACCGCTTTGTGGAGATATGGAACCTGGTCTTCCCCCAGTACAACCGCAAGGACGGGGGGGTGCTGGAGCCGCTGCCCAAGCCCAACATCGACACCGGCATGGGGCTTTCGCGGGTGGCCATGGTGCTGCAGGGGGTCACCGACTTCTACGAGACCGACGAGTTCAGGCCCCTCATCGAGAAGATTGTGGAGCTCACCGGGGTGAGCTACGAGGGCCCCCGCTCGGTGGCCCACCGGGTGATGGCCGAGCACGCCCGGGCGGTCGCCTTCATCCTGGCCGACGGGGTGCACTTCGCCAACACCGGCCGGGGCTACGTGGTGCGCCGGCTGCTAAGGCGGGCGGTGCGCTTCGGCTACCTGCTGGGCCTGCGCGAGCCCTTCATGCACCGGCTGGCCGCGGTGGTGGCGGAGGTGATGGGGGGGGTCTACCCGGAGCTGCGGGCCAACCTGGAGAGCGTGCAAAAGCAGATGAAGATTGAGGAAGAGCAGTTCCTGCGCACGCTGGAAAGCGGCATCAAGCGCCTTGATGCGATGCTCGAGGGCCTCTCGCCCGGCGACACCCTCTCGGGCCGGGAGGCCTTCACCCTATACGACACCTACGGCTTTCCCCTGGACCTGACCGTCGAGATAGCCGGCGAGCGGGGGATTCGGGTGGACACCGAGGGCTTCGAGAAGGCCCTGGAAGAGCAGCAGGAGCGGGCCCGGGCAGCGGCGGCCTTCAGCCGGGAGCTCTTCCGGCGCTCCAACGAGGCCCTGGCGGCGCTGGCGGCCGACTACGGGGGCACCCCTTTCCTGGGGTACGAGAGCCTGGAGGCCCAGGCCTCGGTCAAGCTCCTGCTGGCGGGGGAGCAGACCATTGAAGAGGCGCCTGCGGGCACCGAGGTGCAGGTGGTGCTCGACCGTACCCCTTTCTACGCCGAGGGCGGGGGCCAGGTGGGCGACGCAGGGGTGCTGGAGTGGCCGGGGGGTTGGGCCAGGGTGCACACCACCCAGAAGAGCCCCGAGGGCATCTTCCTGCACCTGGCCCGGGTGGAGGAAGGCACCCTGCGGGCCGGGACCGTGGTTCGGGCCTTGGTGGACCCCCACCGGCGCGATACCGAGAGGAACCACACCGCCACCCACCTGCTCCACGCCGCGCTCAGGGCCGTGCTAGGCCCCCACGCCCAGCAAAGAGGGAGCTATGTGGGGCCCGACCGGCTCCGCTTCGACTTCACCCAGTTCGAGCCCATCGCCCCCCGCGACCTGGCCCGAATTGAGCGGCTGGTCAACCGCTTCATCCAGGCCGACTTTCCCGTCAGTTACGCCTACAAGCCCCTGGAGGAGGCCCGCAAGGAGGGGGCCATGGCCCTTTTCGGCGAGAAGTACGGGGATGTGGTGCGGGTGGTCACGGTGGAGGGCAGCCTGGACCAGGTGGTCTCCAAGGAGCTCTGCGGGGGTTGCCACGTGCGGCGCACCGGGGAGATTGGCAGCTTCGTAATCGTGGGCGAAGAAGCGGTGGCCGCAGGGGTCCGGCGCATCGAAGCCCTGACCGGGGAAGCGGCGGTGGCCTTTGTGCGGGAGACGCTGGAGCGGGCGCAGGGGCTGAGCCGGGAACTGGGGGTACCCCTCGAGCAGCTTCCCGAGCGGGTGCGCAGGCTGCTAGAGGAGCTAAAGGCCCGCGAGCGGGAAGTGGAGCAGCTTAGGCTCGAGCTGGCCCGGGCCAGGCTGGGCAAGGAGGGGGTCTCGCTCAAGGAGGCCCACGGGCTACGCTACCTGGCGGTACGGATTGATGGGCTCGAGGCTGGCGCTTTACGCAGCGCTGCCGACGAGCTTTTGGAAAAGCACAGGGCCGATGTGGTGGCCCTGGGCTCCGGCCAGAACCTGGTCATCAAGGTGGGCAAGGCCGCGCTGGAGCGGGGTTTGGACGCTGGGAGGGTGATGAGGAGGCTGACCGAGCTGGCCGGAGGCCGTGGGGGCGGGCGGGGGGCCATCGCCCAGGGCGGCGGCTTCGACCTGGAACGGGCCCTGGGGGCTTTGGAGGAGGCCCTCGCCTGACCTCACATTTTCCGCTCTGGCGTTCCTCATAATAAGGGCCTATGAAGGTGCTGGCCCTGGACGTGGGCGAGGCCCGCATTGGGCTGGCGGTGGGCGAGGTGGGCCGGCCCTGGGCCTTTGGCCGGGGCTATCTGGTGCGCCGAAGCCTGGCAGAAGACCTCCAGGCCCTCAAGGCCCTGGCCGAGCGGGAGGGGGCCCAGCGCCTGGTGGTGGGCCTGCCCCTGCGCACCGACGGCAAGCCCAGCGCCCAGGCCAAGCGGGTGCTGGCCTTGGCGGAGGCCCTGCGGGGGGTGGGGCTCGAGGTCGAGCTCTTCGACGAGCGCTTCACCACCCAGCTAGGGCAAAGACGCCTGCGGGAGGCCCCGAAGCGCCTCCGGCGGGAAAAGGGCCGGCTGGACGAGGCAGCGGCCATCGCCCTGCTCGAGTCGTACCTGGGGGTCTAGGCCATGGAGGGGCCCACCGAGAGCAAATCCCCCAACCGCTGGATCCTGCGGGGGGTAATCTTCATGTTCGCCTCGCTGGCAGGGCTTCTCGGCTACCTGCTATACCTGATGGGCCCTACCGGGGTGGTGGCCGAGGTGCGCATCCCGCGGGGCAGCGGGGCCCAGGCGGTGGGGCGCACCTTGGAGCAGGCCGGCCTGGTGCGTTCGGGCTACCTCTTCGCCCTCTACCTGCGCTTCTCCGGCCAGGACAAACACCTGAGGCCCGGGTACTACCGGCTCGAGGGCAGGGGGCTGCGGGCCGTCGCCCTGGCCCTCACTGACCAAAGCCGCCCCCTCACGGTGCGCATCACCTTTCCCGAGGGCTGGCGGGCCGCAGATATGGCCCAGCGGCTGAGCGAGAACAACCTGGATGGCCCCCGCTTTCTGGAGCTGGTCAGGAACCCCACCCCCGAGCTGCGCCCGGCCGAGGCCCAGGGGCCCACCCTGGAGGGCTACCTCTTCCCCGCCACCTACGAGTTCCCCCTGGACATCACCCCAGAAGAGATCATCCAGCACATGACCCGCCGCATGGCCCAGGAGTTCACCCCCGAGGCCAGGCTCCGCCTGCGCGAGCTGGGCCTGGAAAGCGTCCACGCCTGGGTGACCCTGGCCT
Proteins encoded in this region:
- the alaS gene encoding alanine--tRNA ligase, with amino-acid sequence MTTAEIREKFLKFFESKGHLRLPSFSVVPEDDPTLLFINAGMTPLKPYFMGKKPVFPGVEGEWYRVTTCQKSVRTGDIENVGRTNRHQTVFEMLGNFSFGDYFKKEAIEWAWEFLTSKEWLGLEPERIYVTIYIDDDEAFEHWTRVGVPPERIHRFGADENFWPQNAPTQGPNGPCGPCSEIYYDRGPEFGSDTWADYYETRESNRFVEIWNLVFPQYNRKDGGVLEPLPKPNIDTGMGLSRVAMVLQGVTDFYETDEFRPLIEKIVELTGVSYEGPRSVAHRVMAEHARAVAFILADGVHFANTGRGYVVRRLLRRAVRFGYLLGLREPFMHRLAAVVAEVMGGVYPELRANLESVQKQMKIEEEQFLRTLESGIKRLDAMLEGLSPGDTLSGREAFTLYDTYGFPLDLTVEIAGERGIRVDTEGFEKALEEQQERARAAAAFSRELFRRSNEALAALAADYGGTPFLGYESLEAQASVKLLLAGEQTIEEAPAGTEVQVVLDRTPFYAEGGGQVGDAGVLEWPGGWARVHTTQKSPEGIFLHLARVEEGTLRAGTVVRALVDPHRRDTERNHTATHLLHAALRAVLGPHAQQRGSYVGPDRLRFDFTQFEPIAPRDLARIERLVNRFIQADFPVSYAYKPLEEARKEGAMALFGEKYGDVVRVVTVEGSLDQVVSKELCGGCHVRRTGEIGSFVIVGEEAVAAGVRRIEALTGEAAVAFVRETLERAQGLSRELGVPLEQLPERVRRLLEELKAREREVEQLRLELARARLGKEGVSLKEAHGLRYLAVRIDGLEAGALRSAADELLEKHRADVVALGSGQNLVIKVGKAALERGLDAGRVMRRLTELAGGRGGGRGAIAQGGGFDLERALGALEEALA
- the ruvX gene encoding Holliday junction resolvase RuvX, producing the protein MKVLALDVGEARIGLAVGEVGRPWAFGRGYLVRRSLAEDLQALKALAEREGAQRLVVGLPLRTDGKPSAQAKRVLALAEALRGVGLEVELFDERFTTQLGQRRLREAPKRLRREKGRLDEAAAIALLESYLGV
- the mltG gene encoding endolytic transglycosylase MltG translates to MEGPTESKSPNRWILRGVIFMFASLAGLLGYLLYLMGPTGVVAEVRIPRGSGAQAVGRTLEQAGLVRSGYLFALYLRFSGQDKHLRPGYYRLEGRGLRAVALALTDQSRPLTVRITFPEGWRAADMAQRLSENNLDGPRFLELVRNPTPELRPAEAQGPTLEGYLFPATYEFPLDITPEEIIQHMTRRMAQEFTPEARLRLRELGLESVHAWVTLASIVQAEAANSSEKPVIAGVFLNRLELGMPLQADPTVAYGLGKRLPELNRSAGDFEKDTPYNTYTRRGLPPGPIGNPGAEALRAVLNPVRTNEKGQKYLYFLHAQGRLFLNVDFEGHLRDVARYYR